A window from Caloranaerobacter ferrireducens encodes these proteins:
- the mfd gene encoding transcription-repair coupling factor: MFLNVFIDQLKNSNQYSKLIEAINSKRYPVSLYGLSEESLAHICYGLNQHTSRQVLIVTYNELRAKKIVEDLRLFSSRGVELFPQREVVFYNIDAYSHGILHQRLKVIDRLIEAEPIIVVASVESIMDKVFNKEILSKYRTVLKYGDKIDLEKLIKNLNILGYERVDMIEGKGQFSVRGGIVDFYPITSENPVRVELFDDEIDSLRTFDIKTQRSIENISEVKIGPAKEIIFEDEYREEVVKQIEKDLTKTVKKINKEENGQLMVEKLTEKFTHYIELINSGLNFDNIEPLLPYFPVQYKSIIDYFAESALMLIDEPHRIEESARTYLKSFRSKFLDFFERGEVLPKQEGIYYNFDELKEKLNERPCIVSMGLRKGIDIFESKETVNIVTKGMQSFHNKIEFLVNELKNLKYRGYKIIILSGVEDRGKRLVETLKEYSVECSFIKTFDVEIKSGQIFVLAGTISRGFEYPDLKFAIISDKEIYGKSKKKRVKKYSKDTKKITSFTDLKPGDYVVHETHGIGVYVGIEQLKVQGVKKDYLSIKYSGKDRLYVPVDQMDLIQKYIGADSIKPKVNKLGTGEWVKTKQKAKKAIENMAKELLELYAKRQTTKGFAFSKDQPWQKQFEDLFPYEETNDQLKCIEEIKRDMEKDKPMDRLLCGDVGYGKTEVALRAAFKAVMDGKQVAFLVPTTILAQQHYNTIRERFSQFPVKVDMLSRFRTPSHQKKILRDLRSGNLDIVVGTHRLLSSDVKFKDLGLLIIDEEQRFGVKHKETLKKLKESIDVLTLTATPIPRTLHMALVGIRDMSVIDEPPEERYPVQTYVMEYNEGIIRDAIVKELNRGGQVYFVYNRVQGIQQMAARLKKLVPEARIAVGHGQMSERELEKVMIDFLKREYDILVCTTIIETGLDISNVNTLIVYDSDKMGLSQLYQLRGRVGRSNRIAYAYFTYEKDKALSEVAEKRLKAIKEFTEFGSGFKIAMRDLEIRGAGNLLGPEQHGHMASIGYDLYVKYLEEAIKKLKGEIKEEEIETTIELNVDGYIPSRYIANEEQKIEIYKKISSIQNREDLSDVQEEIIDRFGDIPKEVDNLMRISLIKSMCKRAKVSSLTQIDNYIKIEFAKPDIITPQLINELLNSFGRRMSFDISKTPHIKYKLMKSMQESILKEVEQVIQKISSFHEGEIDI, translated from the coding sequence TTGTTTCTGAATGTTTTTATTGACCAGCTGAAGAATTCAAATCAATATAGCAAATTAATAGAAGCTATAAATAGCAAAAGATATCCTGTATCTTTATATGGTTTATCGGAAGAAAGTTTAGCACATATTTGTTATGGATTGAATCAACATACTAGTAGACAAGTTCTTATAGTTACTTATAATGAACTTAGAGCTAAAAAAATTGTTGAAGATTTAAGGCTATTTTCTTCTAGAGGTGTAGAACTATTTCCACAAAGGGAAGTTGTTTTTTACAATATTGATGCTTATAGTCATGGAATTCTACATCAAAGACTAAAGGTTATAGATAGGTTGATTGAAGCAGAACCGATAATTGTTGTAGCTTCTGTTGAGTCAATAATGGATAAAGTTTTCAATAAAGAAATATTAAGTAAATATAGAACAGTTTTAAAATATGGAGATAAGATTGACTTAGAAAAACTAATAAAAAATTTAAATATACTAGGCTATGAAAGAGTAGATATGATTGAAGGGAAAGGACAGTTCAGTGTAAGAGGTGGTATAGTAGATTTTTATCCTATAACCTCAGAAAATCCTGTAAGAGTAGAATTGTTTGATGATGAAATTGACTCATTAAGAACTTTTGACATAAAAACACAGAGGTCAATTGAAAATATTTCAGAGGTTAAAATAGGACCTGCTAAAGAAATTATCTTTGAAGATGAATATAGGGAAGAAGTAGTAAAACAAATAGAAAAAGACTTAACAAAAACTGTTAAAAAGATAAATAAGGAAGAAAATGGTCAATTAATGGTTGAGAAGCTTACTGAAAAGTTCACGCATTATATTGAATTAATTAATTCAGGATTAAATTTTGATAATATAGAGCCTCTTTTACCATATTTCCCTGTTCAGTATAAAAGCATAATAGATTATTTTGCTGAATCAGCACTAATGCTTATAGATGAACCACACAGAATAGAAGAAAGTGCAAGGACTTATTTAAAAAGTTTTAGAAGTAAATTTTTAGACTTTTTTGAAAGAGGAGAAGTGTTACCTAAACAAGAAGGGATTTATTATAACTTTGATGAGTTAAAAGAAAAATTAAATGAAAGACCTTGTATTGTGTCAATGGGATTAAGAAAGGGTATTGATATCTTTGAAAGTAAAGAAACAGTTAATATTGTAACAAAAGGTATGCAGTCATTTCATAACAAGATAGAATTTTTGGTAAATGAGCTTAAAAATTTAAAATATAGAGGATATAAGATAATAATACTTTCAGGAGTAGAAGATAGAGGAAAGAGGCTTGTTGAAACGCTTAAAGAGTATTCAGTAGAATGCAGCTTCATAAAAACCTTCGATGTAGAAATAAAATCTGGACAAATTTTTGTTTTAGCAGGAACTATTAGTAGAGGATTCGAATATCCAGATTTGAAGTTTGCAATAATTAGCGATAAAGAAATATATGGAAAATCCAAAAAGAAAAGAGTTAAAAAATATAGTAAAGATACTAAGAAGATAACTTCATTTACTGACCTTAAGCCAGGAGATTATGTTGTACATGAAACGCATGGAATCGGTGTATATGTAGGTATAGAGCAATTAAAGGTTCAAGGAGTAAAGAAGGATTATTTAAGTATAAAGTATTCTGGTAAAGATAGATTATATGTTCCTGTAGATCAAATGGATTTAATACAAAAATATATAGGAGCAGATTCTATAAAGCCTAAAGTAAATAAACTTGGAACAGGAGAATGGGTTAAGACTAAACAAAAAGCTAAGAAGGCAATTGAGAATATGGCTAAAGAGCTTCTTGAACTTTATGCAAAAAGGCAAACTACTAAAGGATTTGCTTTTTCAAAGGATCAGCCTTGGCAAAAGCAATTTGAGGATTTATTCCCTTATGAAGAAACCAATGATCAATTAAAATGTATAGAAGAAATTAAACGAGATATGGAAAAAGATAAACCTATGGATAGATTGTTATGCGGAGATGTAGGATATGGAAAAACAGAAGTGGCTTTAAGGGCTGCATTTAAAGCTGTTATGGACGGAAAACAGGTTGCATTTTTAGTACCTACAACTATTTTAGCTCAACAGCATTATAATACGATAAGAGAGAGATTTAGTCAATTTCCTGTTAAAGTAGATATGTTAAGTAGGTTTAGAACGCCAAGTCATCAGAAGAAAATTTTAAGAGATTTAAGAAGTGGGAATTTAGATATTGTAGTCGGAACGCATAGGTTATTATCAAGTGACGTAAAATTTAAAGATTTAGGATTATTGATTATAGATGAGGAACAGAGATTTGGTGTTAAACATAAAGAAACTCTAAAGAAACTAAAGGAATCAATTGATGTATTAACGTTAACTGCAACTCCAATACCAAGAACTCTTCATATGGCATTAGTTGGTATCAGAGATATGAGTGTTATAGATGAACCGCCTGAAGAAAGATATCCAGTACAAACATATGTTATGGAATATAATGAGGGTATAATTAGGGATGCAATAGTTAAGGAGTTAAATAGAGGTGGTCAAGTCTATTTTGTATATAATAGAGTACAAGGTATTCAGCAGATGGCGGCTAGATTAAAAAAATTAGTCCCTGAAGCTAGGATAGCAGTTGGGCATGGGCAAATGAGTGAAAGAGAACTTGAGAAAGTTATGATAGATTTTCTAAAAAGAGAGTATGATATATTAGTATGTACGACTATTATTGAAACAGGATTAGATATATCTAATGTAAATACTTTAATAGTTTATGATTCTGATAAAATGGGATTGTCACAGCTTTATCAGTTAAGAGGTAGAGTAGGAAGAAGTAATAGGATAGCATATGCATACTTTACTTATGAAAAAGACAAAGCACTATCTGAGGTTGCTGAAAAACGTTTAAAAGCGATAAAAGAGTTTACTGAGTTTGGTTCTGGTTTTAAGATAGCCATGAGAGATTTGGAAATACGAGGTGCTGGAAACTTATTAGGACCTGAACAGCATGGTCACATGGCTTCGATTGGTTATGATTTATATGTGAAATATTTAGAGGAAGCAATAAAGAAACTTAAAGGTGAAATAAAGGAAGAAGAGATAGAAACTACAATAGAACTGAATGTAGATGGATATATACCTAGTCGTTATATAGCTAATGAAGAACAGAAAATAGAGATATACAAGAAAATATCATCAATTCAAAACAGAGAAGATTTATCAGATGTACAGGAGGAGATAATTGACAGATTTGGAGACATACCTAAAGAAGTTGATAATTTGATGAGAATATCATTAATAAAATCAATGTGTAAGAGAGCTAAAGTAAGTTCATTAACTCAAATAGATAATTACATTAAGATAGAATTTGCTAAGCCTGATATTATCACACCACAACTTATTAATGAACTTTTAAATAGTTTTGGAAGGCGTATGTCATTTGATATTTCAAAAACTCCTCATATAAAATATAAGCTAATGAAAAGCATGCAAGAAAGCATATTGAAAGAAGTTGAACAAGTTATTCAAAAAATTAGCAGTTTTCATGAAGGGGAAATTGATATATAA
- a CDS encoding ribose-phosphate diphosphokinase, giving the protein MNIGGREIKIFTGNANERFAKKICDELNIELGESQVGRFSDGEISVHISDSVRGADVFVIQPTCPPINENLMELLILIDALKRASAGRINAVIPYYGYARQDRKTKAREPITAKLVADILTTAGADRVVSMDLHAGQIQGYFDIPVDHLTGVPILAEYFRNIIDKETVVVSPDIGGVRRARNFASLLDLPIAIIEKRRPKANVSEVMNIIGDIEDKNVILVDDIVDTAGSLTKAAKVLKDFGAKKVYACCTHPVLSGPAIDRLKDSVIEKLVVTDTIPLTEDKQIDKIEVVSVAPLFAEAIKRIYSNESISKLFD; this is encoded by the coding sequence ATGAATATAGGAGGAAGAGAAATTAAAATTTTTACTGGTAATGCTAACGAGCGTTTTGCCAAAAAGATTTGTGATGAGCTAAATATTGAGTTAGGAGAAAGTCAAGTAGGAAGATTTAGTGACGGAGAGATTTCTGTTCATATTTCAGATTCCGTAAGAGGTGCAGATGTATTTGTTATACAGCCTACTTGTCCTCCAATCAATGAAAACCTAATGGAATTACTTATCCTTATTGATGCTTTAAAAAGAGCTTCAGCTGGTAGGATAAATGCTGTAATTCCTTATTATGGATATGCTAGACAAGATAGAAAAACTAAAGCAAGAGAACCAATTACAGCGAAACTTGTAGCTGATATATTAACAACAGCAGGGGCAGACAGAGTAGTGAGTATGGACTTACATGCAGGACAAATTCAAGGGTATTTTGATATACCAGTAGATCATTTAACAGGTGTGCCTATATTAGCAGAGTATTTCAGAAATATAATAGATAAAGAAACAGTAGTAGTATCACCTGATATTGGTGGGGTTAGAAGAGCGAGAAACTTTGCAAGTTTATTAGATTTACCAATTGCTATAATCGAAAAGAGAAGACCTAAAGCTAACGTATCAGAGGTAATGAACATCATAGGGGATATAGAAGATAAAAATGTGATTTTAGTTGATGATATAGTTGATACTGCAGGCTCACTAACAAAAGCTGCCAAAGTATTAAAGGATTTTGGGGCAAAGAAAGTATATGCTTGCTGTACACACCCAGTTCTTTCTGGGCCAGCTATTGACAGATTAAAGGATTCAGTAATTGAAAAATTAGTAGTAACAGATACTATTCCTCTTACTGAAGATAAGCAGATTGATAAAATTGAAGTTGTTTCAGTAGCTCCATTATTCGCTGAAGCTATTAAAAGAATCTATTCAAATGAGTCAATAAGTAAACTTTTCGATTAA
- the pth gene encoding aminoacyl-tRNA hydrolase, with the protein MYVVIGLGNPGRAYDGTRHNVGFDTIDCLAVRNNVKLNKIKHKAVYGETFINNEKVILVKPQTYMNRSGECVLDIYNYYKIPTENIIVIYDDIDIKFGSLRIRQKGSAGSHNGMKSILYHLQSENFPRIRIGVGKPKEGMDLADFVLSKFTKDEREIIDSTIERAASAVETIISQGLNKAMNEYNG; encoded by the coding sequence TTGTATGTAGTAATTGGACTAGGAAATCCGGGTAGAGCATATGATGGCACTAGACATAATGTAGGGTTTGATACAATTGATTGCTTAGCAGTAAGAAATAATGTGAAATTAAACAAAATAAAACATAAAGCAGTATATGGAGAAACATTTATAAATAATGAAAAAGTTATATTAGTAAAGCCGCAAACATATATGAATAGAAGTGGTGAATGTGTTTTAGATATATATAATTATTACAAAATACCAACTGAAAATATTATTGTTATATATGATGATATCGATATAAAGTTTGGTTCATTAAGAATAAGACAAAAAGGTAGTGCTGGAAGTCATAATGGAATGAAATCAATATTATATCACTTACAAAGTGAAAACTTTCCAAGAATAAGAATAGGCGTAGGTAAACCTAAAGAAGGTATGGATTTAGCCGACTTTGTGTTAAGTAAATTTACCAAGGATGAAAGAGAAATAATTGATTCTACGATAGAAAGGGCAGCTTCGGCTGTAGAAACGATTATTTCTCAAGGATTAAATAAAGCTATGAATGAATACAATGGTTAG